ACTAAGGGGATGAAGGACCAAAGAAATTCTGCCAATGTATTATGTGTAATATAGGCAGTCTTATCAGTGTCGGTCTTTCTCCTGTATTTAAAAATAAACCATGTCATTCCCCCGATGAGAATGACAAAGGAGATCAGACTGGACACGAGTAGAAAGAGATAGAGGTTATCTACATTCTTAGCTACTTCGGAAGCCTGAACCGGCATGAAACTTGTTGCCGTAATGAGGTTCAACCAGGTCATTTGTTTGAAGTTACTCCTTCCTAATGAGTTCGGAATTTCTGTTATGCCTGATCCAGAATGGGATCAAGAACGCCGCCAGAATGAGAAGAGTGAAGAAACCACCCAGCTTCATCATATTATAAGCGTACAAAGTATATGTATTTTTTCCTGGGTCAAATTGAAAGCAAAAAAGGGCGAATTGATCTGTGAAATCCCCTATTTTACCGTCGGAAGCTTCCAAAAGAGAAAGTTTCAACGTTCTTTCATCGAAAGTGATTCCATGAAGATAACGAGAGATCTTTCCGGAAGGTGTAATAACATAAGCAACGGAAGAATGAATCCATTGTTCGTTCTCAGGATTCCATTTGTAAGAAAATCCAACGGAGTCCGCAAGAGCCGTGATTTCTTTTTGATCGCCCGTGAGAAAATGCCAACCGTGTCCATCGCCGCGCGCGTATTCTTTTAGATAAGAATTCTTCTTAGCAAAAGCTAAGTCGGGAGTTTCTTTGGGATCAAAGGAAACGGCGACGTATTCAAATTCATTTCCCACTTGCCAAGGAAGTTTTTTGAGAGTGTCCGTAATTCCATTGAGATGAAAATTACAAAGTGTAGGACATTTGTAGTAAACAAGAGAAAGAAGAACCGGTTTGTCTTTTTTGAAGAAGGAACTCAGTAAGATACGCTTACCGGTTTCATCGCGAAACGTTAAGGAAAGATCGAGTTGGTTTCCTAACTTCTCCTTAACTCCAACTCCCTCCAGCTCTTTTGGTTTTTCGTTTTTGTCAAACCGAGCGGCAGGATCATAAGAATAAAGAGAAGCCGTTGAAAGGAAAAGTAAAATCCCCAATAGAGAGGAAGTTTTAAAAACCAAGGTTTAGCTCCTGGGAATTTCCCAGATATTATTTAGCCTGTGTATTCCCAGGAAGATTGAGAGAGTGTTCTTTCACTCCCGGATGAAAAAAAGAAATGTAAGTAAAGAATACTAAATTTCCTACGAGAACGATTACGAAAGTCCAGAATCCTGGTTTATTATATCCTTCTTTTTGTGCCATTGGAAAGGGGCTCCTGTAGTTGATTCTCATTCTCTTGAAAGAAGAAAATCGGAAGATTCAAGGACAAGATCGGATGAATCTGTTTTTTTGGAAGTAATATTTAAATTTTACTTTCACATTGCCCTTAAGAACCATTTTTCGAGTATGGTAAATTCAGAACCTCTTTCGAGGTCTTAAGGAAAGAATGAACTCTAACTTGGACCTTTCTTCTAAATTTCGTCTATTTTATAAAATCTCTCTGTTCCTGAGCATTCTCATTTTTTTAAATTTGCTCTATGGCCCATTGGTGAGAGCGACCGGATCCGGTCTCGCTTGCCCGGATTGGCCGTTCTGTTTTGGAAAAATTTTTCCCACTTTCGATTTTCAAATCTTTATGGAAGTGTCCCACCGTTATTATTCGGGCTTTTTGGGTTTGATTCTTTTAGGTCTTACGATCTGGACCTTTGCGGATAAACTTTTAAGAAAAGAATTCGGAATTTATTTAGGATTGGCGGTTCTGCTTCTCATATCTCAGATCAACTTGGGAAGGTTGACCGTAACTTTAAAGCTGGATCCTACTTCGGTGAATCTGCATCTTCTCAACGCGATCGCATTCTTTCTTGTCATACTGACGGTTTCTATCGACGCAAGAAACAAAGCACAAGATCGAAAAGAATCGTTTATCAAGCCGGATTCTTTATTCAGAAAAGATAATGTGTTTCTTTTTCTTCTTCTGATTGGAATCGTAATCCAGATCATTCTCGGAGGACGCGTTAGTTCTCATTACGCGGGTTTGGCTTGTCCCGATTTCCCGACTTGTTGGGGCCAATGGATTCCGGATCATCCATTAGAAATCGTTAAAATTCAAGTGTTTCATAGATTTGGAGCCTATTCCGTGGCGCTCCTTCTCGCAATCGCACTTGGATTCGCGATTTGGAAACAATTTCCGACTATGAGCAGGAGATTTCTTCAAATATCCATGTATCTTTTGGTCGCTCAGATCATTTTAGGAATTTTGAATGTTTTCTTCGGGCTCCCAAAATTGGTGACCGCTCTGCATACCGGCTTTGCGGTTTTACTGCTGACTTTTTCATATCTTTCTTTAATCTCCAGAGCGATCGTTTTAACCTCGGAGACAGAACGGAGGCCTGAAAGATAATTTCAGGATATTAAAATCATGGCAAGCTCTACTTTCCTTTCCGATTGGAATCAAATGATCAAACCGAGAGTTACCACTCTCGTTTTGGCAACCATCATTCCCGGCTTGTATCTTGCAGGGAACCAGTCTCCTTCCGGTTTCTTAATCGCAATTACTCTCATTGGAACTTTCTTTATGTCTTCGGCTTCTTTTATTTTCAATCAAGTGATTGAAAAGGACAGAGACGCAAAAATGAAAAGAACTTCCAACCGTCCGATCCCGGCAGGAAGAATCGGAACTCTGCAGGCCACGTTAGTCGGCTTTGCTATGACTGGATTTTCTTTTTATCTCCTTACCGCTTACGTGAACCTTCTCACGGCGCTCTGCGCCTTTGCGGCGTTAGTTTCCTACGTGTTTTTATATACGATCCTTCTCAAACCTAGAACGCCGCAGAACATCGTAATCGGCGGTGTAGCGGGTTGTGTGGGGCCTTTGATCGGATATGCGGCGATGGGAAATTCTCTCCCGATCCAGGCTTGGATTCTTTTCTCGATGATATTTCTGTGGACTCCGGCGCATTTCTGGGCGCTCGCAATTTTTCTAAAAGACGACTATTCGGACGCAGACTTTCCGATGTTACCCGTTGTAAAAGGAATCGAACAAACGGCGCGTTCCATTTTCTTTTATACCGTTCTCTATTCTATTTCCTGCGTTAGTTTTTATTTTTTTGAATCCTCGATGGGACTTCTCTATTTGATTTCTACGGTTCTTGTTTGTATTTGGATGGGAATTCTTTCCTTTCAACTGATGAAAAATCCGGAAAGACAAGCCGCAAGAAAATTCTTTTTCTTTTCCATCTTTCATTTGTTTTTGATCAACGCGATGATCGTAATCGATCACAGTCTTTGATCTAAGAATCGATCTTTATTGGGTTCACAACCGGCGATATTATTTCAATTTCTGAATATACAAAATTCTTAAACCTTCGGGATTCTAAGAATTAAACTCAAGAATACTTTTAGAACCGGATTCCGTAAAAATTCTAAAATTTCCCCGTATCTGCTTTGTAAGAATTTGGATTAAAGTAAATCCGGCCGTATTCGGTTTTAACCAAACCCTGGAATCTCGAATTCCGGAACCGTTATCCGCAACTTTTAGAGAATAAATATTTCCTTCCTTCTTAAAAGAAATCTCAATCGCACCTTTTTCAGTTGGGAAAGCGTGTTTTAGAGAATTGGAAAGTAGTTCGCTGAAAATGATCGCACAGGGGATCGCGTTTTCGATTCTTATAAAAGTTTGCGGAGTTTCATTTTCAATCTGAATCGTTTGTTTTCCGAGCTTGTTCAAAAGATTTACCGTGATTTTTTCGATCACTTCGGCAAAATCAATCTCGAAATAATTTTCAGATTTATACAGATAATTATGAACTTCAGAAATCGCTAATATTCTATCTTGAAAATCGGAAAGTATGATTTGTAAATTTCCCTTGTCCGAACTGCTATGAATTTCCAACAAGCCGGAAAGAACTTGTAAATTATTTCTGACTCGATGATGAATCTCCGAAATGAGCTCGTTTTTTTCCTGAACCGATCCGTGCAATGTTTTCACGGCCAAAATCGAAATCACGGTAAACATTAGAAACAATCCGATTCGATCGGCGATAAAAAGAGGATCGTGTTCCTCTTTGATATAAAACTCGTCCACTATAATCAGAAATAAACAATATAGAGAGACTATAATTGTCTTTTTGATATCCGAGAAATATAAGAAAATCATAATAAATATATAGAGCACCTGACTTTTTCCAACCCTGTCCAAACCTATGCTTGGAGGAGGAAAAAACCAACCCAAGGTAACTGAACAAACGCTTGCGACCAAAATGATACGAAGGGCGATTTCGAATTTTTTTCTCAACAAAAAGATCAACGAGAAAACGGAGGAAGCGGTCATCAGCAAAAAGCCGAAACGGAGAAATTGGCCTTTGAAGAACCAGAGAAAAAGATAGGACGATACGCTTAATAGAATGAAGGATACGTTAAAAACAAAAAAATGAAGGGCGCGGCTTCTTGTCAGATAATCTCGATCTTTATAAATTCCATTGATCCACGCGGAGATTTTCATGTTCTTCTTTCCAAGCAGTAAAATCCGATCTATGAGCTTTATTCTACATTAAATCGGCAAAGGTGATAGAAAAATATATTTCCCCGCGAAAATATAAAACCTCGACGGAATCTATTTTGATCGATACGAAGAAGGAGAACAACCGAATCTTTCCTGAAAGAGTTTGTGAAACGCAGACTTGGAATTGAATCCCGACGCGTAAACAATCGAAAGCACGGAACGATCCGATTCTTCTTTTAATAATCTTGCGGATTCTTCCAAACGAAACTGCGTTATGTATTCTCGAAACGTTTGCTGCAATCGGGTGTTGAGAATTTCGGAAAGCTGATGTGCGTGAATATCCAAATCCTTTGCAAGTTTTGCAAGAGTGAGAGCTTCGTCCAAAAATATTTTTTTGATTCTCATCAGATCATCCAAACGAATCAAAATGGCGTCCACGTCCAAACCGATCACCCGACTTTCTTTGTAACGAGCTTCTCTGGATTCTTTTTGAAAGTCCGTAACTATCGAAGAATGAGTCGCACTGATAAGGAAAATCGCGGAAATCAAAATCGTTAAACCGTCGGCCGCGATCAAAAACAAAGGCATATAGAATATCTGCGCGACTACGAATAAAAATAAAATCGTCAGAGTTCCTGCGAAAAGAATTAAGAATGGGGAGAATGTTTCGCGTAGAACGTCTTGTGTTTTTTTTCTCCATCTCCAAACCTTCAAAAACAAAATTGCAGGATAGAGAAAATTGGAAAGGGTTCCAAAAATCAAAAGCGAAAGAACGATCCAGTAATAAATATCATCGGAGGTTTGATTTTTCAAAAATGCTTTTTTAGATTCTTCATCGCGAAGATAAAACGGAAACATTAGAATCAGGGAAACTGCGGTCGGTAAAAAATGAAAGAGTCGAATCTTTGTTTGTCTGGCCCCGCTCAATTCTTCAAAATAAAGATAGGTAAGAGGTCCGATTAAAAAAAGAATCGGGACATTCCATTCCGCGAACCAAGAAACGTTATTCAATTCTTCGGAGAGTTCTAAATAAATATGAAATTGAACGACCGCTATTGAGATAAAAAGAACCGAAGCTGAATTTTGATTTAATAAACGAATCCATGGATTTTCGCGTTTTGAATTCTTAAGATAAAATTCTTTTCTATCGTTAATAAAATTTGCAAGAGCGAGCAAGAACGCAAGCCCCGAGCCAAACGCCACAAAGATAAGCATAGAATGAGTGAAGGGAATCCTTACACTCTGTCTATATTTTTTTCCGTTCTAAAAAATTTAGGTCCTTCCGTATCCGGACGGACGACTCGATCGAAAAGTTATGAGAAACTAATGAGTATGAAACAAAACGATAAGAACATTCCATCTTTTAAAAAATCAAATTCAAAAAGAATTTTATTCCTTCTCGTAACTTTTCAGCTCGCAGGAATCGGATTCTTTCTGAACTGCACAAACTCTTCGGAAAGAATCGTCGAACCGACTTTGCAACCAATCCTGGAAGAAAAAATTCCGACCTTCCAACCGAGATTCAACCGAAAGCGTCCGGTGATCGCAGTCATTGGTGAAAATAAATACACGGAACTTTCAGACTTTATAGTTCCCTATGGAGTCTTAACGAGATCACAAACGGCCGACGTCTATGCGTTAGGAACCAATTCAGGTCCGATGAGAATGTTTCCCGCGTTGCAAATTGAAATTCAAACAACGCTCTCGGATTTTGATCGATCCTTTCCGGACGGAGCGGATTTTGTTATCGTTCCCGCAGTTCACGATTCTGAAAATTCCACTTTAATCCGCTGGATTCAATCACAAGCTTCGAAAGGTGCGGTTATCGTCGGAATCTGCGACGGAGTTTGGCTCGTTGCAAATTCCGGTCTTCTCAGTGGGAAGCGCGCCACAGGACACTGGTATTCGCTTAACAATTTGGAAAAAAAATTCACCCAAACAAAATGGATCCGAAATCGACACTATGTTGTGGATAAAAAAATCATAACGACAACCGGTGTGACGGCTTCGATTCCGGTTTCAATCGCGCTCGTTCAATCGATCGCCGGAAAAGAAAAAGCGGAACGAATTGCAAAAGAATTCGGTGTAAACGACTGGGGAACCGAACACAATACGTCGAATTTTAAATTTGAAAACAAACACTATTGGATTGCGGCAAAGAATCTTTTGTCTTTCTGGTCTTACGAAAACATCGCGATGAAAGTTTTTCCGGGAATGGACGAAGTGACGCTAGCCTTAGTCGCCGATTCTTACGCTCGAACCTTTAAGACAAACGTATTTGCAATTTCAAACTCCGAACAAACGATTCGAACTCGAGGCGGAATTTTTTTGATTCCGGAAAGGACTTCGAAGGATGAAAGTGCAAACAATCATTCCATTCAATTTTCAGAAAATCAGAGCTCCGTTGCGGCGCTCAATCAAGCCCTGGCTCACATCGCCGATTTGTATGGAAAAATCACTTCTTCTTTTGTGGCTCTTCAAATCGAATATGATGTTCGATAAGGAACGTCTTAAGTCTAAACCCTTTAACTGTTATTATACGAAAGTGTTATCGATGGTGAAAGGGTTGAAACACTTTCTAAAAATAAGAGTTAAAACAGAATTTAACTCTATTCTAAAGTTAGAATATAATTCCTCCGCCTCCATGTCCACCTCCCCCGTGACCGCCTCCGCTTCCACCACCGCCGCCGCTATGGCCTCCTCCTCCACTACTCCCCCCTCCGTGTCCCCCGCCTCCACCGCTACTTCTTCCGCTGCTGCCTCCACCCGTTCTTGTACTTGGAGATCTGCTGGAAGTTCCGGAAGAAGATCGGGAAGTGCAGTTATTTTTGCAAGCGTCACAAAGTTCATAACAAATAAGCGAAACCGTCATGGAATGGGCGGGAGTTTGATCGTTTAGCGCAATGAGTAAACAAGTAGAGAGCTGTTGATCGCAGCCGTTTTCACAGTGCGCAGTATCTACATTGCAATTTTCCAAAAAAAGAAAAACGATCGGCATTAAGACAAGTTTTAACGCTTTCATTGTCTTTTACCGGCGCCAGCCTGCAAAAGAATCTCCTGAACTATTTTAGAGTCTTCTAATGTGCTCTCACTCCATGCGTTGTGTCCTTGAACGCTTGTGGCATGAACATCCGCTCCGGAACGAATTAAAAGTTTTACGATTTCGGGATATCTGTTCGTAGACGCCATCATCAAAGCGGTATGACCGTCTCTTGTTCTCGCGTTTACGTCCGCTCCGTTTCGAATCAGATATTCCGCAATTAAGTATTCGCCCTCTCGAGCCGCAACCATCAGAGGCGTGAAATTCCTAAAAAAAGGATCTCTTTGATTGATTCCCTGCCCGCTTCGAAGAGAATTCTCCAAACCCTGAAGATCACCTTTATAAACGTAGTCGGTCGGACTTAGAATCTGCGCTCCGTATCGTTCTTGAGGGATAATACAACCCGTTAATCCGACGAACACAGCGGCAACACAGAAGAGCGCATATTGTTTCCTGAAAAATAATATCTTTCCAATACGTTTGAATGTCAACTGAAAGCGTTTCATGAATTTTATCCTCGAAAGTCCTTTGAGAATACTCGTTTTAGGAATCCAAGCAATAGGTAGGGACAGCAACTGCGGTAATTACCTACGAACCATTGACGGCTTAGTGGTTTTTACCTAAGGAAAGTAAGAATCTTTTATCCGACTTGACTCGTGACTCAAAAAAATTCTTACTTTCCCTTACATCCGAAATCCGATCGAAAATTTGTTGAACGAATTCAGATTTTACTAAAACGATTTGAATTTGAGATCGGAAAAAAACGTTCGTTGTGAATCTTCTTAGAAGGTAAAAATGAGACTCTGGTTTCCTCAAGAAAAGCGGTTTTACTTTTTTTCAATTTATGTTTTTCTAATTTTGCTTTGGATCCTCGAAGAAATTTTAGTCTTCGCTTTCGATATCAATTGGATCGAAAGATCTCAGGCATTTTTTACAACGATGGAAATCGCAGTGGGCATCCTTTCCATCATCGGAGTTTTTTTTCTCTTTCAAGAAATCAGACACACTCAATCCGAGATTGAATCCGCAAAAGTAGCGATCGAAGGTCTCAAGAGCAAAAACCAACTTCTCATCCATACCAATCAATCCTTCTGGGAATCTTTACAAAGACAATTGGAAGAATGGGATCTTTCCGATAAGGAAAAAGAAATTGCAGTATTACTTTTGAGAGGAATGTCCAATCACCAAATAGCGGCGATTCGCGGGAAAAGTTTAAAAACGATAGAGAATCAGACTTTTTCTATTTATCAAAAATCGGGAACGACCGGAAAACTCGAATTCATCGCATACTTTATTTCCCCACTTCTTCCCGAAGAGGATTGATATAAAATCTTCCAAAAGATCAGACCCACGTTAAACAACCGTTTTATGAGTAAGCCCTTCTCAGCGGATTCTCTCCAGCATGGAAATCGAAAACAAAAACTTCTCTGGAAAGATCTGAACGAACATTCTATTCTAAATAAACTTGTCGATTATAACCCTTTTTTAGCCGGCACGATTCCTTTGGATATCGATCATGGTAAGAGCGACGTGGATATTCTCTGCGAGTATTCGGAGAGGAAAGAATTTGTTTCCTCTTTAGAATCGTCTTTTGACAATCTAGAAGGATTTGAAATCATTGAAAGATATTTCCAAGAACTTCCTTCCATTCTTTGTCGATTTAAGACCGAAAAATTCGAATATGAGATTTTCGCTCAGACGCTCCCGGTATCTCAACAGATGGGCTACGTTCATTTTACAATAGAAGGTAAAATTCTTTCTATTGCCGGATCGGAGTTCAAGGAAAGAATTCAAACTTTAAAAAGAGACGGCTGGAAAACCGAAGAAGCTTTCTGTAAACTTTTAGGAGTTCGAGAAGATCCTTACGAGTTTTTATTCGGATTAAATTTTTTTCCTCCCGAAAACCTCATAAAATTCGTTTTAAAGTCCGAGTTCTTTTTAAAAAAGGATAAATAACCATACAAGTGTTAGCAATACTAAAGGAGAGGATCGTAAAGAAATTGTTGTCCAATTCAGGCTTGACATTTCAGATTTTTTAACGATCTTAGTGGTCCGTCCCTTCTTAAATATTTTTTAAGGTTGCGAGAATATGTTTAGAACTTTTAAGAACATTCTTTTTTTCTTATCCATCCTCGGTTGTTTCTCCCTCAGCGCTCAAAAAAACAACACCATCAATTTTGATTCCGAACTCTACGCGCAAATCGTTCGTCAGAGCGGTCACCAATACAGTGCGATTCTAAAATCCAGAAAAGTTCTGAAAGATCATAATCACTGGAAAAAGCCGATCGATGCGGCCTTTCGAAAACTTGCGGATTCTTCCGGAAATCCTTCGTTTCCAATCGTGTATAACGTCATTCAGGATAATTCTTTCAACGCCTTTGCGATGGCGGGTGGACAGTTTTGTATCAACTCAGGAACGCTCGATATTCTCGATCAGGTAATTGCAAACTCGGAATCCGATGCAAAAGACAAAATAAATTTTTATAGAGAAAGATACATCGCGGGAGTTCTCTCTCACGAATTATCACATTATTATAATAAACACACATTCAATTCGGTAAAGAAATTCTATCAGCTCAAAGAAAATCCGACAAGCGAAGCCGTTTTGGATAATCTAAAATTCTCCCAAGAACAGGAAGTAGACGCGGATCAAACCGGCTTTCAGCTTTTAAATAAGGCAGGATACGGCGGAGAATATATGATCCGAACTTTGGAGCTAATGAGCGATATCGACAACCAATATAAAGAATACATCGTAAGCAAAAAACTGGACAAGGTAAGTCCGGAATCGATGACTTCTCTTTATTTCACGAGTCATCCTTCTCCAAACGATCGCCTTTCTCGTTTTAGCGGAGACAAACAAGAACTCTATTCTATGCTCGCGACTCTGGAGAAAACGTACGACGATATTCAGTTTGGAAAGAATTTAGATCAGGCGAAATCAAATATAGAAAAGGCGCTTTCTAAGT
This is a stretch of genomic DNA from Leptospira tipperaryensis. It encodes these proteins:
- a CDS encoding SCO family protein; translation: MVFKTSSLLGILLFLSTASLYSYDPAARFDKNEKPKELEGVGVKEKLGNQLDLSLTFRDETGKRILLSSFFKKDKPVLLSLVYYKCPTLCNFHLNGITDTLKKLPWQVGNEFEYVAVSFDPKETPDLAFAKKNSYLKEYARGDGHGWHFLTGDQKEITALADSVGFSYKWNPENEQWIHSSVAYVITPSGKISRYLHGITFDERTLKLSLLEASDGKIGDFTDQFALFCFQFDPGKNTYTLYAYNMMKLGGFFTLLILAAFLIPFWIRHNRNSELIRKE
- a CDS encoding COX15/CtaA family protein is translated as MNSNLDLSSKFRLFYKISLFLSILIFLNLLYGPLVRATGSGLACPDWPFCFGKIFPTFDFQIFMEVSHRYYSGFLGLILLGLTIWTFADKLLRKEFGIYLGLAVLLLISQINLGRLTVTLKLDPTSVNLHLLNAIAFFLVILTVSIDARNKAQDRKESFIKPDSLFRKDNVFLFLLLIGIVIQIILGGRVSSHYAGLACPDFPTCWGQWIPDHPLEIVKIQVFHRFGAYSVALLLAIALGFAIWKQFPTMSRRFLQISMYLLVAQIILGILNVFFGLPKLVTALHTGFAVLLLTFSYLSLISRAIVLTSETERRPER
- the cyoE gene encoding heme o synthase, with product MASSTFLSDWNQMIKPRVTTLVLATIIPGLYLAGNQSPSGFLIAITLIGTFFMSSASFIFNQVIEKDRDAKMKRTSNRPIPAGRIGTLQATLVGFAMTGFSFYLLTAYVNLLTALCAFAALVSYVFLYTILLKPRTPQNIVIGGVAGCVGPLIGYAAMGNSLPIQAWILFSMIFLWTPAHFWALAIFLKDDYSDADFPMLPVVKGIEQTARSIFFYTVLYSISCVSFYFFESSMGLLYLISTVLVCIWMGILSFQLMKNPERQAARKFFFFSIFHLFLINAMIVIDHSL
- a CDS encoding sensor histidine kinase, with amino-acid sequence MKISAWINGIYKDRDYLTRSRALHFFVFNVSFILLSVSSYLFLWFFKGQFLRFGFLLMTASSVFSLIFLLRKKFEIALRIILVASVCSVTLGWFFPPPSIGLDRVGKSQVLYIFIMIFLYFSDIKKTIIVSLYCLFLIIVDEFYIKEEHDPLFIADRIGLFLMFTVISILAVKTLHGSVQEKNELISEIHHRVRNNLQVLSGLLEIHSSSDKGNLQIILSDFQDRILAISEVHNYLYKSENYFEIDFAEVIEKITVNLLNKLGKQTIQIENETPQTFIRIENAIPCAIIFSELLSNSLKHAFPTEKGAIEISFKKEGNIYSLKVADNGSGIRDSRVWLKPNTAGFTLIQILTKQIRGNFRIFTESGSKSILEFNS
- a CDS encoding AraC family transcriptional regulator, which gives rise to MLIFVAFGSGLAFLLALANFINDRKEFYLKNSKRENPWIRLLNQNSASVLFISIAVVQFHIYLELSEELNNVSWFAEWNVPILFLIGPLTYLYFEELSGARQTKIRLFHFLPTAVSLILMFPFYLRDEESKKAFLKNQTSDDIYYWIVLSLLIFGTLSNFLYPAILFLKVWRWRKKTQDVLRETFSPFLILFAGTLTILFLFVVAQIFYMPLFLIAADGLTILISAIFLISATHSSIVTDFQKESREARYKESRVIGLDVDAILIRLDDLMRIKKIFLDEALTLAKLAKDLDIHAHQLSEILNTRLQQTFREYITQFRLEESARLLKEESDRSVLSIVYASGFNSKSAFHKLFQERFGCSPSSYRSK
- a CDS encoding DJ-1/PfpI family protein — encoded protein: MSMKQNDKNIPSFKKSNSKRILFLLVTFQLAGIGFFLNCTNSSERIVEPTLQPILEEKIPTFQPRFNRKRPVIAVIGENKYTELSDFIVPYGVLTRSQTADVYALGTNSGPMRMFPALQIEIQTTLSDFDRSFPDGADFVIVPAVHDSENSTLIRWIQSQASKGAVIVGICDGVWLVANSGLLSGKRATGHWYSLNNLEKKFTQTKWIRNRHYVVDKKIITTTGVTASIPVSIALVQSIAGKEKAERIAKEFGVNDWGTEHNTSNFKFENKHYWIAAKNLLSFWSYENIAMKVFPGMDEVTLALVADSYARTFKTNVFAISNSEQTIRTRGGIFLIPERTSKDESANNHSIQFSENQSSVAALNQALAHIADLYGKITSSFVALQIEYDVR
- a CDS encoding ankyrin repeat domain-containing protein encodes the protein MKRFQLTFKRIGKILFFRKQYALFCVAAVFVGLTGCIIPQERYGAQILSPTDYVYKGDLQGLENSLRSGQGINQRDPFFRNFTPLMVAAREGEYLIAEYLIRNGADVNARTRDGHTALMMASTNRYPEIVKLLIRSGADVHATSVQGHNAWSESTLEDSKIVQEILLQAGAGKRQ
- a CDS encoding helix-turn-helix transcriptional regulator produces the protein MRLWFPQEKRFYFFSIYVFLILLWILEEILVFAFDINWIERSQAFFTTMEIAVGILSIIGVFFLFQEIRHTQSEIESAKVAIEGLKSKNQLLIHTNQSFWESLQRQLEEWDLSDKEKEIAVLLLRGMSNHQIAAIRGKSLKTIENQTFSIYQKSGTTGKLEFIAYFISPLLPEED
- a CDS encoding DUF4269 domain-containing protein; translation: MSKPFSADSLQHGNRKQKLLWKDLNEHSILNKLVDYNPFLAGTIPLDIDHGKSDVDILCEYSERKEFVSSLESSFDNLEGFEIIERYFQELPSILCRFKTEKFEYEIFAQTLPVSQQMGYVHFTIEGKILSIAGSEFKERIQTLKRDGWKTEEAFCKLLGVREDPYEFLFGLNFFPPENLIKFVLKSEFFLKKDK